Genomic window (Microcaecilia unicolor chromosome 8, aMicUni1.1, whole genome shotgun sequence):
CTAGCCACTAATAAAATCACTTATCCCTAAATTGTTCTGCGGTAAGGAATTCTGTAACTTTATGATTTTTTCTCTTTCACCACTATAtctggttttcttgcatccagctttttatcagtcgGTATGtggatgtcccaggtgatcataatctctttgttttccacagttctctgagggtcatgatcccaatgcttttccgATACACAGTTGTAATGTAtacagagtttccaatgaatgagacgTGCCACCTTAGGTACGGTGAAGGGACCTATATGATGTTGAAAGCTCAAGTACATTAATCGCCATTTGGATAATTTATGTTATCCCAGTAAGAGACACCATATGTTACAAAGAATCTGGTTTCCTTCCAGACTAGTATATTTGTTAGAACTTTGGAAGTTGCATTGATACAGTAAGAAATGTTATATTTCAGTATCGTAGCCTatatcctcttcctcctctgtctGTGTGTTTCCTGGTCTGTTAGTTATCTTCTCATTTCTTGTGCCACATCACTCTGTGCTGACTTGCCTTCAATTCCCTTCCCTGCAGGCATTGGTCCCGATGGTCACATTGCCTTCAATGAACCAGGATCCAGCCTGGTGTCCAGAACCAGGGTGAAAACATTGGCCATGGACACTATCCTGGCCAACGCCAGATTTTTCGATGGCATTCTCTCCAAAGTTCCTACAATGGCATTGACTGTTGGCGTGGGTACCGTCATGGATGCTAGGGAGGTAGGGGAAAGATTTAGCAGGGTCTTGCCCTACACCATGCACCCTTTGATTTGTAAAACCAATTGCATGAATTACTGTTGTTTACATACTGGTTTGATTGTTTTTCTGAAGGCAATCCTTTGGTGAAagtgagaagaaaaaaaaggagattttattttattatgagtTTTGATATTTCACAGCTCCCTGTGCCAAGGCACTTTACAAGAAACTTTGAACCTTGGTCACCTGTCTGCCAGGTCATTCCTCTAACCATGGGGACACGCCCTCTGTGATGATGATTTGATCTTGACTCTCATCTCTGAATGAAGTGTGGGTGTGGTCTGTGGATCAGCTGGGTGGAATTATCCTGTTAATAAGCCATGTCACAGTTCTTAGACGGAAAGTAATCATTTACTTTCACATGAGGCTGGAACTGTATTGTGCAGAAAATGAAATGTCTGTCCTGTGAAAAGCAGATTAGGGTCAGATTTCAACCAACACATTACCAAGAAAGTTCAAGTACAGGctatcattttttttcctttagaaaaATCTGTCCCTAACATCACAATGTCAAATGCTGTTTTAAGTTCAAATGTTGGCCAACATTTCAAATTTGATGATATTTACAGTTTTTACATTATTTTCTGTCATGTGTGAGGGACTGTGAGGACATGTAGggtccctttttctaagctgtgttaagcagcttaTGTGGTATTTTCAGctggtaaaacaaacaaaaaagtgggcacacgctttgtggattctctatagCTGGTATACAGCAGTGCAGGCCCACGCTGCTGTCTACTGTGCTAAAAAGGCAGTCTTTGCTTTAAAAATCCTGCATTAGCTGCCTAACACAGGAGTGAGTGAGATCTGGGCATGACATGGGTGGCTGTGACAGCACATGGGACCACCCATGCACTACCTGTCACAAGTGCCATTAGTGCTTGAGACTTGCAAACAAATTAACACAGAAACACTTTACTGCTTCCTGTGTAGCAGGTGGTAAGTACTCCCGCATTAACTCCATGTTAGCCAGTTAGTTGGTGCTAATGCGAATGCGCTAGTTGGTTAACACTTCCATACCCATTTCCTGCCtgggacacccccctccccctgggaaAAAACAATAGTGCACAATTAGTGTGTGTTGAcgggcaaattactgcaaaatgctgtAGTGCGTTTTTTGCAGTAAACCTTTTTTTCTCCAAGTTAAAAGCACGTTAGTGCTTaatatggtttagtaaaagggtcccaagtaGCTTTTTCTCGGTACTTCCAACTGAAATACTGGTTGTCAGCCCCAAGTGGGagggaagagtggcctaatggttagtgcaggggttgtggacctggggaaccaggtttgattcccgctgctgcctgacGATCAGCAATGGTttcagatcctggggaactgggttcagttccctctgcagctccgtttgaccctgggcaagtcacttagccctccgttgccccaggtacaatatataactttgaTTATGAGCCCAGGGACAgggcaaagtacctgtaatagatattgtaaaccgcatagtcaTCTCAGGGAttacttgcagtatatcaagtgctagAAATAAAATAAGTCCGGTCTGCTTGGGACACCCGTTCTAAATATCTGATCCTTATTTAAAGAAGGCATATGTCTTTCATTGGTCGATTCTAAGTCATTACTCAGTGCATCCGTTGTAAAAAATGTAAAACTAAAGTCCAAAACCAAACTTAAATGTTACAGAACACTTAGCATTTTTACACATCCAATGCCCGATGGAGGCTTTTGTTTCACTCTGCTTGTTGCTTCAGGGGCATGAACTCTTTCCAATGAATGTTCCTCTTCAGTTAGCATATCAGACATGATTACAAACTATatatgggtccaatattcagctggcgatgATCAGtgtttgctgactgctgccggcGTTAAACCTGgtaattcagtgccaggccacattgggctctggcattgaatttctgtgtATAGGGATCCAGCTAAAATGTAGCCAGTTAAAtgtgatatttggcacttaaccagctctgaagaactgcataaaaatgttttatgtgatcctatttatgcggttatcttaactgattaagtgctgactccactccaggaatgtccccaaaatagctggtttcggtttgagtgctaactgggcattttcagcggcactatccagttcttttttgtttgtttgtttaattgaAGTTATAACTCTTTATATTACAAACAGAATACAAGAATaccataagaaaaaaataaaacacctaATTCAAATACACCAGAAAACAGGTATCCAGCCCACATTCTGAAAagcagtggcactatccagttaagtgctggtgAAAATCCCTGGTTAGCCCTAGACAGGCGATTTTAAGTggctaggagaggctcctggctgtttaaatcattttgaatatcggatCCTATATCTGTTTCCTTAAATACATTTAGCTTTTACTGTAGTTTTGACATCGTTCTCTTGCTGTGTAGGTCATGATTCTCATCACAGGAGCCCACAAGGCATTTGCCTTGTACAAAGCAATCGAGGAAGGTGTGAACCACATGTGGACAGTTTCTGCTTTCCAGCAGCATCCAAGCACAGTCTTTGTTTGTGATGAGGATGCCACACTGGAGCTGAGAGTTAAAAcagttaaatattttaaaggtacgCAGTGGAGTGCCCTTGTATGAACCATCCTAATAAAATTCACTGCTGCTCCCTTAGTGCAGTGAGGTGGTTTGTATAATGCTCTTGTCTGTTGCAAAATGTTCATCTATGAATAAATCACCTCAGTAGCTTAAAGTCTCTAATCAGTTGAAGAGGAAGGTTAATGTTTCAAGCACAGGAGGCCATGTCTCTAGCCACTGTAAAATGTAGTGGAATTTGTTTCAGTAAGGTGTGTCTGGCAGGAAAACTGGCCGAGTACAGCTAATACTACACACTGAGGGCCCGacgcacaaagcttactgtgcttgcAACGTTTTCTTTAGACTGGTtggagccagtctaaagcaaacatttgttagcgtctaatgcacaaaAGGTTTCTGTATTGCTTTAACCGTTTGCTGTAGCTGCTAGCAATAATCCAGTGCAAACGAATTACAGTGAGCTCATTagaattaaaatgagcattctgtgcgatacacagacgtttctgtgcaatgcacagaaaggagggcTAAAATTTTccggcaggtctggagctgtcgtgtGAGGGTGACTTCTGGGAGGAGcactctgcttgcatttttcaattGCAAAAACCTGCCCAAAAGCAGAGAATAGCTTAGAGGGgtagagaaacaagcagacagccaatcggctggaggaagcccctatgatgtcagctggaggaactttcagcaaggaggagattcccaagcAAAATCATTGGAGGCAGCCTGAGGGAAGGCAAGttaagctgcaggaggaaggtggagccagCATCGGAGCACTGCAGGGGAAACGAGACAAGGGGGAAAGTGGAGCCAGCAagtactgcaggggaaaggagagaataCAACAGTGGGATTCCTGGGCTTGCACAGAACATGAACACTTACCAAGAGATTGTTCTGCGCATATGCTAGGCGTtttccctaccgagctgcttgCTGAATTTACGtgaatctcatttgcatgtgattttcttTGAGCATCGCTCGCTATTTCAAAATTGATAACTTGTACTGTGGATCTAAACGCACACGGTTTTAAGTGGGAACTTTTGAGTATTGGCCCCTGAGTCATTAACACGTGGGTGCTGCATTTGCACTCTGGTTATTGACAAGGATGTCTTGCAATTCCAGACATTAATCAAAAACTATTCCTTATAGGCGAAAGAACACTCCTTGTAAGGAACAGCTCTCTGTGCTGTACTCCGCTCCGCTCCAATGAACCCGCTTGTTCTATTCAAAGTACTTCTTACAAGAACCTTCTGATTACTGCAGCAGCAACTtcaatgttttgttttgatttatatTTTTCAGGAGATCAGCCCTTCTCTAAGCTCATTCATTAGGGTGATGCCTACTGTTTTTGCTGTTAGGTTCTGACCGGGACAGGTCCGTTTTGTTATTATTACTGGCCAGAATCATGTTAGACCCAATCCAGAAATCCAAGGCTATTCTCTGTGTACATTAGCTCCCTGACTGGGGAATTTATATTCACAAGCCACTGTGCATATATACTGTTAAAATTAAGTAATGAAGTCTTGTCTGATTTGCTCCCTCCCGTTGTCCCTGGTTTGCTGAAATTCTTGTTGTTCTAGGGTCGGAGTGGGCTGGAACCTACTGCATTTCATCAGTCCCATTGATGGATTCTTGATAATACAGCCTCTCTATGCTACAACCAAAATAGTTTAGATTGTGGTTACTGCACGTCATTAGGGGTCCCCTCCATTAGCCAgtccctcttaaaaaaaaaaaaaaaaaaatccttctttcCTTCCATCCCAGTGTCGCTGGGGTTTGAGCCCATCGCTTCTACATCTGCACCTTGCTGCTTttgttccttctcccccccccccccccccccccacctttcatTCCTTGCTTCATAGGAGACCTGAGCTTACACAGTAGAGCCTGCTGCCACCAAGCTCTActtatttttcctctttttatttttttttcatatgtttaGGTTTGATGCATGTTCACAACAAACTTGTGGATCCTCTCTACAGCATGAAGGAGAAAGGGAATGAAATGAATCCCGCTCTAAAGAAGCCGTACAGCGACTGAGCTGTTCAAAGTAGCCCGATTCACGACGATGTCCAGATGAAGAGATGTCTTCATTTGAATTTTGTAAAATTGAAGGCTGGATTATGTTCCTGGACCCTCAGAAATAACTTTGTCTTCCCTCGGTTGATTCTTTTTAACAATGTAATCTCAGGCTGGAAACTGTAGAATCACGATATATTGTACAGAGATGCCTTCAACAATTGGAATTGCAGATAGTAATGGGGGAAAATAAGCAGATTTTTTATGTATTTGCCCATTGACCAAATCTCTGCACAGATAAACACCCTTTACTCTTAAATTGAATTTCTATGTGACTCTTGCGCACTTGATCCTTTTTctaacatatatgtatatatacacgtATGTATATAATTTCATGGGTTGAAGTCATTTCACTCCTTTTAGAAAATCGCATTTTTCTATCTGGTCCTTCTCTTCTAGCTGATAATTTGAATCAGTTTCTTTATAATGACACTTGACATTGGAAACCTTCTGAAAGGGATTTTACCACGGTGCTGCAATATGGCAGTGTTAATCTTAAATCAAGAGAGGACAGACCAGTCTGTGAGGAAAGGTTTCTTATTCCTCGTTgtcagctgggagggagggcttcAGTCTGTGGCCAGGAGATAGTAACCACTGTAGATCTATGTGGTTTTGTATCAGTTGACCTAAATAGATAAGATCTGAGTTCTGTGAAAGTACATGATATTTATAAATCAGAACATGACTGGCCACGAAACCAGTTGGGTTCTGTAAGTGTAAAATGTACTGAGAGTTTGCTGTGATCATTCCTGTAGCTTTTTGTAAGGGTTGTCACCCACACTCCAAGAAAATGTGAACACCTTTAGTGTAGGCCAGAAGATGGAGCATTTAGAGGGGTAATTTTGTAAGGGGGTGATTATAGGTACCCCCTTTAAATAAAAGCAATAGGTGCCTATATATTTTTATGAAATAGTAGTGTAATCAGCAGAAATCATTCCTACCTTGCAGGaccacaaatttacacctgctcatatGCCAGTGAAAGTGTCTGTGCCTAGGTTATTCATGTATGGGCATAAATTTGTGTATTTGATATGTACTTGCAACCTCCACCCACACTCCACTCCTGTACACACCTACAAGCAATGTATGCACTGTCATATCAACAGATG
Coding sequences:
- the GNPDA1 gene encoding glucosamine-6-phosphate isomerase 1 isoform X2; the protein is MKLIILENYDQASEWAAKYIRNRIIQFNPGPNKYFTLGLPTGSTPLGCYRKLIEYHKNGDLSFKYVKTFNMDEYVGLPRDHPESYHSFMWSNFFKHMDIAAENAHILDGNAEDLQVECDNFEAKIKAAGGIELFVGGIGPDGHIAFNEPGSSLVSRTRVKTLAMDTILANARFFDGILSKVPTMALTVGVGTVMDAREVMILITGAHKAFALYKAIEEGVNHMWTVSAFQQHPSTVFVCDEDATLELRVKTVKYFKGLMHVHNKLVDPLYSMKEKGNEMNPALKKPYSD
- the GNPDA1 gene encoding glucosamine-6-phosphate isomerase 1 isoform X1, with product MSLTGQSGQDIMKLIILENYDQASEWAAKYIRNRIIQFNPGPNKYFTLGLPTGSTPLGCYRKLIEYHKNGDLSFKYVKTFNMDEYVGLPRDHPESYHSFMWSNFFKHMDIAAENAHILDGNAEDLQVECDNFEAKIKAAGGIELFVGGIGPDGHIAFNEPGSSLVSRTRVKTLAMDTILANARFFDGILSKVPTMALTVGVGTVMDAREVMILITGAHKAFALYKAIEEGVNHMWTVSAFQQHPSTVFVCDEDATLELRVKTVKYFKGLMHVHNKLVDPLYSMKEKGNEMNPALKKPYSD